Sequence from the Alphaproteobacteria bacterium genome:
AGTATGCGGGCCCGGGACGCACTAGCGGCGCTGGTCATCGCGTTGGCCGTATCCCTGCTGCCACTGCTGCCGCAGGCCGAGCGCCTGGAAGGATTATCGCTGGACGCCCTGACCTGGCTCCGCCACCAGGCCTTCGCGCCACGCCACGCCCCGGCCCAGTCACCGACCGTGGTCATCGCCATCGACGAGGCGACCTACCGGGCCCAGCCCTTCCAGGGCGTGCCCAAGGTCTTCTGGACCCGCGAGATCGGCCAGGTTCTCGATGCCGTGGTCGAGGCCGGCGCCAAGGTGGTCGGCTTCGACGTCATCTACCCGACCTCGGTCGAACGCTATATCCGCGGCTTCGACCGCGACTTTCTGCTGGCGCTGAGGCGGGCGGCGGGCGATGGCAAGGTGGTGCTGGGCAAGGTGCAGCACAGCGAACAACCGATCGCCCCCACGCCGGCCAGAGTTTCGCGGTGCGCCACGGCCGTAACATCCGGGCGCTCAACCTGGTCGAGGACCCGGACGGCGTGATCCGCCGTATCCCCTTGTTCCTGACGGCCGAGGGGACGGCCGGCCAGAGCCGCCAGGAACCCTCGATGGCGCTGGAACTGGCGGCGCGGGCCCTCGACGTGCAGCCGGAATCTATCGGCAACGGGGCCGGCGGCGGCCTGGCCCTGGCGGGATACCGAATTCCCGGCTCGGCCGGCAACGCCATGGCCATCGATTTCGACACCCAGCCCGGGGCGCTGCCGACGTATTCCTTTGCCGACCTGCAGGCCTGCGCGGCGGCCGGCGACGGCGACTATTTCGCCCGCCACTTCGCCGGCAAGGTGGTGCTGCTGGGCGGCGTGCTCGACGTCGAGGATCGCAAGCTGACGACCATGCGCTACGCCACTTCGGCCGACGGCGCGGCGCCGCCGCCGGCCTGCCGCGAGGCCGGCACGCCGGCCCCACCAGGCTTCGCCCGCGACACCATTGCCGGCGTCTACATCCACGCCCAGGCCGTCAACAACCTGCTGCGCGGCGAGGCCTTGGCCGAGCTGGGGCCGTTGGCCTATTGGCTCTGGTCGCTACCGCTGACGCTGCTGGCGGCGTTGTTGACCATGCTGCTCAGGCCGTTGCCGGCGGGTTCGCTGCTGCTGTTGGCTGGGATCGGCTGGACGGCGCTCGCGACTTTCGCCTTCCAAAGCGGCGCCGTGCTGCCGCTGTTTGATCCGCTGCTCTCGGGCGGGCTTTCCTGCGCCGCGCTGCTGGGCTACCGCTTCGCCGTCAGCGACCGCGACCGGCGCCTGCTGCGGCGTTCCTTCGCGCTCTACCTGGCGCCGGCCGTGATCGACCGCATGGTGGACGGCCAGCGCCTGCCCGAGCTGGGCGGCGAGACCCGCCAGCTCAGCGTCTGGTTCTCCGACATCGAGAAGTTCTCGGGTCTTTCCGAGGGCTTGGCGCCGGCCGAACTGGTGCGATTTCTCAATGTCTACCTTTCGGCATGAGCGACATCGTCGAGGCCCACGGCGGCTTCGTCGACAAATACATCGGCGATGCCATCGTCGCCGTCTTCGGGGCGCCGCACGAGGATCCCGATCATGCCCTCAATGCGGTGCGCTCGGCGCTGGCCTGCCGCCAGCGGCTGGGCGCCATGCAGGCCGAGCTGGGCCTGCCCAACGGAAGCACGCTGAACGCGCGAATCGGTATCAATACGGGCCAGATTCTGGTCGGCAACATCGGCTCGCACCGGCGCTTCAACTACACCGTCATGGGCGACGCGGTGAACCTGGCCTCGCGCCTCGAGGGCGTCAACAAGGCCTACGGCAGCCAGATCATCGCCAGCGGCGAGACCGTGGCGGCCTGCGGCGACGCCATCGTCTTCCGCGAGCTCGACAGCGTCCAGGTGGTGGGCCGCGAGAGCCCGGTGGCGATCTTCGAGGCGCTGGCCGCTGCCGCCGACTGCCCGGCCCAGAGCCGCAGCCTGGCAACCGCCTACGGGGCTGCCCTGGCGGCCTATCGCCAACGCCGCTTCGCCCAAGCCGAGGCGGCCTTCGAGGACCTGGCCCAGGCCGGCGACGTGGCCGCCCGCACCCTGGCCGGCCGGGCCCGGGCGCTGACCCTCGAGCCGCCGCCACCTGACTGGCGGGGCGTGACGGCGCTGGACAGCAAGTAGGGCCACGCTTGACCAAAGTCATGCGGGGTCGCAGGGCGCGTGTTAGCATCGGGCTGTTTTGACATCGGCGAGATCGTGGAATCAGGTTTGTGAATCCCCCTGGCCTTCATGACGGTGCGACCCGGGTGGGGCGTGAGATCGTTGATCGCGTCGCCGCCATTCCGCTGTTCTCCGGGCTCGAGGAGGCGGCGGTGGAGAGGCTGCTGCGGGGCTCGTCCGTCGAGACCATCGACCGCGACAGCGTGCTCTTTCGCCAGGGCGAGGCCGCTGACCGCTTCTATGTCGTGATCGACGGCCAGGTCGAGCTCTACGTCGAGGGCAACGAGGGCAACGATAGCGTGATCGACATTGCCGGCCCCGGCGCCAGCTTTGCCGAGGAGGCGATTTTCGACAGCGGCATCTTTACCGTCTGCGCCAAGGTCGTCGACCAGGCTCGCCTGGTGGTCGTCGAGGCCGACCCCTTCCTCGATCAGCTGCGCAACGATTTCGATCTGGTCACCGCCATCATGGCCCGCATGTCCCATCACCTGCGCACCCTGGTGCGCCAAATCAGCGAGCTCAAGCTCAAGACCACGGCCCAGCGCCTGGGCGGTTTTCTGCTCAGCCTCAGTGACGACGACAGCGGCCGGGCCACGGTGCGCCTGCCCTACGACAAGCGGCTGCTGGCCGGGCGTTTGGGCATGAAGCCGGAAAGCCTGTCGCGGGCCTTGAGCAAGTTGCGTGAAATCGACGTCCGCGACCGCGAAGGCACCATCACCATCGGCGATATCAGTCAGCTCAGGGCCTTCTGCCTCGAAGGCGATGCCGACCACGGGGTTTGAAACCCACCTTTTGCCTCGCTCGAAAGGGCCGGCGGCGCGAAACTCCTTGACGGCCGAACCCGAGGCTCGCTTGAATCGCTCCAGCAGACTTGGTTAGGGGCGGGAAAAGCTTTGCCGCAACGAAGCGTGAGGCGGCCTGGGTGGCATCAGGGATTCTCAGCGACGACGATTTTCTTCGACTGGCGCCGATCAGCATCTTTGCCGAACTGCCGCTGGAGGCGGTTCGCCGGCTGGTCGGCGGCGCCACGGCACGCGAATTCCCCCGCCATACGCTGCTCTTCAGCCAGGGCGATCCGGCCGACCGCTTCTACGTCATCCTGGGGGGCCGCGTGAAGCTCTTCGTCACCACCGAAGAGGGCGACGAGAACGTGGTCGAGGTGTTCGGCGCCGGAAACTCCTTCGGCGAAGCGGCGATGTTCGGCACCGGCAAGTTCCCGGTCAGCGCCGAGGTGGTGGAAAAGGCGCGTCTGGTTTCGCTGCCGGCCGAGCCCTTGATGGCTGAGCTCGATGCCGACAAATCGCTTTCCTTCATGATGTTGGCCGTCATGGCCCGGCGCCACCGGCGCTTCCAGAAGGAGATCTCCGATCTCAAGGTCAAGTCGCCGGGCCAGCGCCTGGGCAGCTTCATCATGTCTCTGGTCGAAATCGAAGGGCTCGGCCACCAGGGTCCCATCGCAGCCCGGTTGCCCTTCGACAAAGGCCTGATCGCGGCCCGTATCGGCATCAAGCCGGAAAGCCTGTCACGGGCCCTGGCCCGGTTGCGCGACATCGGCGTCGAATGCCTGGGCCGCGACGTCGAGATTGCCGACATCGGCCGCCTGCAAGCCTTCTGCGAGGAAGACGAAACCGCGTCTGGTTAGGGCGTTATTGGTTGATCCCGGCCACCCGCTCCCCTTCAGCAATCTCGAAAACCCGTCAGCCGGGGCGGCCGTCGGCCCGGGGGCGGGTCAGGATAGGCAGGTAAACCAGCAAAAAGATCAAAAAGCCAAGCGTCCACAGGAGGCCGGCGGCGGCGCTGCCGACGGGGCCGGCGGCGCTCGCCAGCAGGGGGTCGGCGAGGCGCGCCAG
This genomic interval carries:
- a CDS encoding CHASE2 domain-containing protein, yielding MRARDALAALVIALAVSLLPLLPQAERLEGLSLDALTWLRHQAFAPRHAPAQSPTVVIAIDEATYRAQPFQGVPKVFWTREIGQVLDAVVEAGAKVVGFDVIYPTSVERYIRGFDRDFLLALRRAAGDGKVVLGKVQHSEQPIAPTPARVSRCATAVTSGRSTWSRTRTA
- a CDS encoding Crp/Fnr family transcriptional regulator, translated to MASGILSDDDFLRLAPISIFAELPLEAVRRLVGGATAREFPRHTLLFSQGDPADRFYVILGGRVKLFVTTEEGDENVVEVFGAGNSFGEAAMFGTGKFPVSAEVVEKARLVSLPAEPLMAELDADKSLSFMMLAVMARRHRRFQKEISDLKVKSPGQRLGSFIMSLVEIEGLGHQGPIAARLPFDKGLIAARIGIKPESLSRALARLRDIGVECLGRDVEIADIGRLQAFCEEDETASG
- a CDS encoding cyclic nucleotide-binding domain-containing protein produces the protein MGREIVDRVAAIPLFSGLEEAAVERLLRGSSVETIDRDSVLFRQGEAADRFYVVIDGQVELYVEGNEGNDSVIDIAGPGASFAEEAIFDSGIFTVCAKVVDQARLVVVEADPFLDQLRNDFDLVTAIMARMSHHLRTLVRQISELKLKTTAQRLGGFLLSLSDDDSGRATVRLPYDKRLLAGRLGMKPESLSRALSKLREIDVRDREGTITIGDISQLRAFCLEGDADHGV
- a CDS encoding adenylate/guanylate cyclase domain-containing protein → MSDIVEAHGGFVDKYIGDAIVAVFGAPHEDPDHALNAVRSALACRQRLGAMQAELGLPNGSTLNARIGINTGQILVGNIGSHRRFNYTVMGDAVNLASRLEGVNKAYGSQIIASGETVAACGDAIVFRELDSVQVVGRESPVAIFEALAAAADCPAQSRSLATAYGAALAAYRQRRFAQAEAAFEDLAQAGDVAARTLAGRARALTLEPPPPDWRGVTALDSK
- a CDS encoding CHASE2 domain-containing protein, whose amino-acid sequence is MRHGRNIRALNLVEDPDGVIRRIPLFLTAEGTAGQSRQEPSMALELAARALDVQPESIGNGAGGGLALAGYRIPGSAGNAMAIDFDTQPGALPTYSFADLQACAAAGDGDYFARHFAGKVVLLGGVLDVEDRKLTTMRYATSADGAAPPPACREAGTPAPPGFARDTIAGVYIHAQAVNNLLRGEALAELGPLAYWLWSLPLTLLAALLTMLLRPLPAGSLLLLAGIGWTALATFAFQSGAVLPLFDPLLSGGLSCAALLGYRFAVSDRDRRLLRRSFALYLAPAVIDRMVDGQRLPELGGETRQLSVWFSDIEKFSGLSEGLAPAELVRFLNVYLSA